One window of the Cryptomeria japonica chromosome 7, Sugi_1.0, whole genome shotgun sequence genome contains the following:
- the LOC131069340 gene encoding uncharacterized protein LOC131069340, whose amino-acid sequence MERYVEGAKSSVSKVWSYLTFISDKKAKLTGQSSDGREIALLTYVQQNAEKGNAESVLSAIDDFSHHTWLMTVGKEKGSILESAVQKFQPRLALELGTYCGYSAIKIALKMTKPGSKLVSVEMNPLNSEVATAIIDHAGLSSKVEVLEGTLTDVCDELGEILDEMGAIHFDFIFLDHFKHCYLPDFLMLKEKGMLGKGTGIVADSIGFLGASNYLKYIREHGEEMETEEVMSSVEFMSWLPCTMTVSTYKADLHKFLTE is encoded by the exons ATGGAGAGGTATGTTGAAGGAGCCAAGTCCTCTGTGTCAAAGGTCTGGTCATATTTAACATTCATCAGTGACAAAAAGGCAAAGTTGACAGGCCAGTCATCTGATGGCAGAGAGATAGCTCTTCTGACTTATGTACAGCAAAATGCAGAGAAAGGAAATGCAGAATCTGTGCTATCTGCCATTGATGATTTCAGTCATCATACCTGGCTGATGACTGTAGGCAAAGAGAAGGGCTCCATTCTTGAATCTGCAGTCCAAAAGTTTCAACCCAGATTGGCCTTAGAGCTTGGAACATACTGTGGCTATTCAGCCATTAAAATTGCTCTAAAGATGACAAAGCCAGGTAGCAAGCTGGTTTCTGTAGAAATGAATCCACTTAACAGTGAGGTTGCCACAGCAATAATAGATCATGCAG GGCTGTCCTCCAAGGTGGAGGTATTGGAAGGGACATTGACTGATGTTTGTGATGAATTGGGGGAGATTTTGGATGAAATGGGAGCCATTCATTTTGATTTCATATTTCTAGACCACTTCAAGCACTGTTATTTACCAGACTTCCTGATGCTCAAGGAGAAAGGTATGCTTGGCAAAGGAACAGGCATTGTAGCAGACAGCATTGGATTTCTTGGAGCCTCTAATTACCTCAAATATATCAGAGAACATGGCGAGGAGATGGAAACTGAAGAGGTTATGTCTTCTGTGGAGTTTATGAGCTGGTTGCCCTGCACAATGACAGTATCTACTTATAAGGCTGATTTGCATAAGTTTCTTACCGAATAA